A stretch of the Bombyx mori chromosome 12, ASM3026992v2 genome encodes the following:
- the LOC101745532 gene encoding probable ATP-dependent RNA helicase DDX28: protein MSKLRQLISTSYSRYYSLQQAKKKLPIITCKRPEFNHYEGQSYSKYEGIKLASQGWLHNKSKGDYFIIHGNANKKEETPVYRKTFEDIGLKDNLVKVVKDLGFTLPTAIQTKAVPAILNGHNTVITAETGCGKTLAYLLPIIQHILEWKPSIQEEFNSPLAVVITPNRELALQIGEVAQTIAQSININVTTLIGGKTKKKMLNPPIEHSDILITTLGAYSKLVTTGIYKIHNVHHIVLDEADSLLDDTFIDKVTYLLKKFSIQYKVDIQVPPTGCQLTLVSATLPRDLPETVNSFVAAESLKMVRTSNIHRILPHVPQKFLRLGKAHKPAELLKLVQADQNERRPVMIFSNQTSGCDFVSMFLNENNVECININGQMPVQLKLGKFEMFRSGKVNVISCTDIVSRGLDTTRTHHVINYDFPLHTSDYIHRCGRAGRLGSPPGSHVTSFVAWPREVELVQKIETSVRTNSDLPHVNANIKRVIRDRIVRMSGALARAS from the exons ATGTCTAAATTACGTCAATTAATTAGCACATCTTATAGTCGTTATTATAGCCTCCAGCAGGCTAAGAAAAAATTACCTATTATAACATGCAAGCGACCGGAATTCAATCACTACGAAGGACAGAGTTATAGCAAGTATGAAGGTATAAAACTAGCTTCGCAGGGGTGGCTACACAATAAATCAAAGGGAGACTATTTCATCATACACGGGaatgcaaataaaaaagaagaaacacCCGTGTATAGGAAGACTTTTGAAGATATCGGCTTGAAAGATAATTTGGTTAAAGTTGTCAAAGATTTAGGGTTTACGCTGCCCACGGCCATACAAACAAAGGCTGTACCCGCCATTCTCAATGGACACAATACGGTAATCACAGCGGAGACGGGCTGCGGGAAGACCTTAGCGTATTTGTTACCTATAATTCAACATATACTGGAATGGAAGCCAAGTATTCAAGAAGAATTTAATAGTCCATTGGCTGTTGTTATTACACCGAACAGAGAACTAG CTCTACAAATAGGAGAAGTGGCTCAAACAATAGCACAAAGCATAAACATAAATGTCACGACTTTAATAGGAggcaaaacgaaaaaaaaaatgttaaacccTCCAATTGAGCACAGTGACATATTAATCACAACGCTCGGAGCTTACAGTAAACTAGTCACAACTGGAATATACAAGATTCACAATGTGCATCATATTGTGCTGGATGAAGCAGATTCCCTTTTGGATGACACATTTATTGATAAAGTCACATATCTGTTGAAGAAATTTTCG ATACAATATAAAGTTGATATTCAAGTCCCTCCCACAGGTTGTCAGTTGACTTTAGTTAGTGCAACACTACCTAGGGACCTTCCGGAAACTGTCAATAGTTTTGTAGCGGCTGAATCACTGAAAATGGTTAGAACTTCAAATATACATCGGATATTACCACATGTGCCGCAGAA ATTCTTACGTCTCGGGAAGGCGCACAAGCCCGCGGAACTCCTCAAACTTGTCCAAGCGGATCAGAACGAGAGGAGACCGGTCATGATCTTCAGCAATCAGACGTCTGGCTGCGACTTCGTGTCCATGTTCCTGAACGAGAACAACGTTGAATGCATCAACATCAACGGCCAGATGCCGGTACAGCTGAAGTTGGGGAAGTTTGAAATGTTCAGATCCGGGAAAGTTAATGTCATTTCGTGTACTGATATCGTTTCCCGAGGATTGGACACTACTAGg ACGCACCACGTAATTAATTACGATTTCCCTCTGCACACGTCTGACTACATCCACCGGTGCGGGCGCGCGGGCCGGCTGGGCTCCCCGCCCGGATCCCACGTCACAAGCTTCGTGGCCTGGCCCCGCGAAGTCGAGCTGGTCCAGAAGATCGAGACCTCGGTCAGGACAAACTCTGACCTGCCCCACGTTAACGCCAACATCAAGCGGGTCATACGAGACAGGATTGTCAGGATGAGCggggctcttgctagggcaagttGA